AGCTGATCCCGAGGTGCGGGGATCCGGAACGGCTGCCCCTTTTTCTGAAGAACCGGCTTCCCGCGAGGGTAAGGGCCGCTGCCCGGAGGGAATGGCGGCAGCAGTACGTTCCCCTGGAGGATGTGGAAGGAACGCCGGAGGAACCTGCGATTTTTGAAGAGCCGCACATTCCCGACCGGGCGGTTGAGGAGTGTCTTTGCGGAGAGGACAGGGAACTTGTGATCCTGCTGGCGGGAGGATTTTCGCAGAAAGAGGCTGCCGAGAGGTTCGGCATAACACAACAGGCGGTGAGCGCCCGGCTGCGGCTGGTACGGAAGCGCCTTGCACCGCTGATTCAATAGAGAAGAAGGACGAAGTGAGGGGGAAAGCGAACCCCCTCACTTTTTTGTAGGGAGGCGGTTTGGGCGAATGCCTGTAAACCCGGGGCGCCTTTGTCGTCATCACGGGCGGCCTAGCGTCCCGAGACCGGGGGCATGGCCGATCACATCCCCGGAAGGGAGGGAATCTTGGTCTTGAGGCAGTCGAGAGTCAAAAACAGATCCCTCCTCGCTGCGCTCGTTCGGGATGACAGCATGTTGTCATTCCGAACGGCGAAGCCGGAGGAATCTCGGTCTTAATGGTATCGAGAATCAAAGGCAGGTCCCTCGCCCCCTTCGGGGATGCTCCGCGATCACTGCGTTCGTTCGGGACGACAGGTGTTTGGATGTCATCCTGAACGAAGTGAAGGATCTCGCCCCTAAGGCAGTCAAGAATCAACCCCGAGGTCCTTCGCCTTGCTCAGGACGACAGACAAAGGCAACCCAGAGATCCTTCCCCTCCGGGAGTATGGCCGAAGGATCTAGCCTTGAACTCATTCACCGGTTTCAATGCGGTTATCTGATACTTGACGACCTATCGGGATTAGCGTAATATGCAAAGCAGAATTAATTGGCGCTCCAAAAGCGCCCCTACTACAAGAAGGAAGATGGCTTGCCGTCTTCCTTCTTTCTTGAAAGGGGAGCCGCTGGTGAAAAGAGTGGCCGTTTTTGTCGACGCAGGTTATTTTTGGGTCCAGACAGCAAAAGCACTCTTTCTTGAACAGAAACCGAGAAGTTTTGTTCATGTTGACCATCAGAGAATGCGGAGCGAGTTGCTCGGCCAAGTGGAAAATTTTTGCCCGGGCAGCGATCTTTTGAGAATCTATTGGTACGACGGCCCCGGAGCAAACGGAACAAAATCATACGAGCACGAGTGTATTGAACGCCTCGACGATTTTAAGCTTCGTCTTGGCTCCCGCAACATAAGAGGAGACCAAAAAGCTGTAGACGGGCTACTTATCGCCGATCTCATCGGGCTTGCTCAAAACAGGTCCATCAGCGAGGCGATCATTCTCTCAGGAGATGCTGATCTGGTTCCAGGCGTCCTTGCCGTACAAAACCTCGGGATCCGAGTTCTGCTTATTGAAATCGGCGCCCGGGAAGCCACTTCGCCTTATTTGATAGCGGAAGTTGACCGTTATTGCAGGTGGAATTCGGAGAGCATCCGCTCATTTGCCATAAAAGCTCCTTCCTGCGAAGAAACTGAACATAGTCCTTCTTCGTTGTCTCTTGAACCGGTATCGCAGCTCGATTTGAAAAAGATTGCCGAAGAGTTTTACTGCCATCAATCTGCTGAAAAACGAAAAATGCTGGCAACTATCGATCATAACCAGCCAATACCATCGGATGTCGACAGAGCCCTTTTGGAACTAGCCCGCACTGAAAACGGTGATAGATGGCTTCAAACAGAACAGAAAAAGCTGATCCGTTCCCTCCTCAAAGAACACGCAAAACTACAAAAGGGCAAGTAACCTATTAAGGCCCCAGAATCCTGATGAGGTCCCTGCCTCCTATGGGATGCTGCCGCAATAGCCTCGCCCCCATCAGGATAACAGGGTAATGTCATCCCGAGGGCGGCTCCATGGCCGATCGTGTCCCCGGAGGGGAGGGATCTCGCTCTTGTGACAGCCCAGAATCAACCCCGAGGTCCCTCGTCGCTGCGCTCGCTCGGGACGACAACCAACTGCATTCGAGCGGGACTGAGGGTGTCATCCCGAGGTCGGTACCATGGCCGAGGGATCTCGAAGGCACTCCAGAGTCAAAATCGAGGTCCTTCGCGTTGCTCCGTTGCTCAGGACGACAAAAAAACAAGTCCTCGGGAGGACAGAGGGTTGTCATCCTGAGGCCGGAACCATGGCCGAAGGATCTCGCGCTTGAGGGCGTTCGAACCAAGGGCAGATCCCTCGCCCCCTTCGGGAGTGTTCCGCGATTGCTTCGTTCGTTCGGGACGACAAGCAAAAAGGTAAAGGCAGATCCCTCTTCGCTCCGCTCATTCGGGATGACAAGCAACTGCCGCTCGCTCGGGACGACAACAAAA
This is a stretch of genomic DNA from Aminivibrio pyruvatiphilus. It encodes these proteins:
- a CDS encoding sigma-70 family RNA polymerase sigma factor, with product MGFPKYDMESELRRFRPLVTATARRYAGRGAEFDDLVQEGYLALLELIPRCGDPERLPLFLKNRLPARVRAAARREWRQQYVPLEDVEGTPEEPAIFEEPHIPDRAVEECLCGEDRELVILLAGGFSQKEAAERFGITQQAVSARLRLVRKRLAPLIQ
- a CDS encoding NYN domain-containing protein — protein: MKRVAVFVDAGYFWVQTAKALFLEQKPRSFVHVDHQRMRSELLGQVENFCPGSDLLRIYWYDGPGANGTKSYEHECIERLDDFKLRLGSRNIRGDQKAVDGLLIADLIGLAQNRSISEAIILSGDADLVPGVLAVQNLGIRVLLIEIGAREATSPYLIAEVDRYCRWNSESIRSFAIKAPSCEETEHSPSSLSLEPVSQLDLKKIAEEFYCHQSAEKRKMLATIDHNQPIPSDVDRALLELARTENGDRWLQTEQKKLIRSLLKEHAKLQKGK